One part of the Candidatus Methanoperedens sp. genome encodes these proteins:
- a CDS encoding DUF2551 domain-containing protein: MTKYLMRDETGIRKSVLKLFLNSKPYTTQDVYDSLFKQGFDVNYRGVSAMVGLMNTRLGILRIDVKGDHNVYSLKIEYKNILKTIMDNY; encoded by the coding sequence CTGACAAAATACCTGATGAGGGATGAAACCGGCATCAGAAAGTCTGTTTTGAAATTATTCCTGAACAGCAAACCGTACACCACACAGGATGTCTATGATTCCCTTTTCAAACAGGGTTTTGATGTCAATTACAGGGGGGTATCCGCAATGGTCGGTCTTATGAATACCAGGCTCGGGATCCTGAGGATCGATGTCAAAGGAGACCACAACGTCTATTCTCTTAAAATTGAATATAAAAATATCCTGAAAACGATAATGGATAACTATTAG
- a CDS encoding radical SAM protein, with product MVLFITGSCGKNCFYCPVSYERKEKDLIFANERRVGKDEDIIEEAISMEALGTGITGGEPLLRLDRVVHCIKLLKNRFGKAHHIHLYTALAPNRGVLEMLKKAGLDEIRFHPPRDQLKNIGRTYYRESIHAAHELGLSAGIEIPSLPSDFGGIISLLGEVGGFLNLNELEISETNAEELKDRGFVAVDDVSSAIFGSKEVALLVHADKIHFCSSRFKDAVQLRERFKRIAKMSAREFDEITEDGTLVYGAIEGGGSLSILKEAGVTDDMYSCMNGTIETTWWIVSDLAEALKKKGCIVSVIERYPMKNGMLVEKTPL from the coding sequence ATGGTTCTCTTCATTACAGGATCATGCGGGAAGAACTGCTTCTACTGCCCTGTATCATACGAAAGGAAGGAAAAGGACCTGATATTTGCAAACGAAAGACGCGTGGGGAAGGATGAAGATATTATAGAAGAAGCCATCTCGATGGAAGCGCTCGGGACAGGAATAACCGGGGGGGAACCGTTATTGCGTCTGGACCGCGTAGTTCATTGTATAAAACTCCTGAAGAACAGGTTCGGAAAGGCCCACCATATACATTTATACACAGCCCTGGCGCCTAACCGGGGGGTGCTTGAAATGTTAAAGAAAGCGGGGCTTGATGAGATCAGGTTCCACCCTCCGAGGGATCAATTAAAAAATATTGGAAGAACATATTATCGCGAGTCGATCCATGCGGCTCATGAACTTGGGCTTTCAGCGGGGATTGAAATACCCTCTTTGCCATCCGACTTCGGGGGGATTATATCATTACTTGGCGAGGTCGGGGGTTTTTTGAACCTGAATGAGCTTGAGATCTCGGAAACAAATGCAGAAGAACTTAAAGATCGGGGATTTGTAGCGGTAGATGATGTTTCATCTGCCATATTCGGGAGCAAGGAGGTGGCTCTGCTGGTACACGCTGACAAGATCCATTTTTGTTCCTCGCGATTCAAGGATGCAGTCCAGCTTCGTGAAAGGTTTAAAAGGATAGCAAAAATGAGTGCAAGGGAGTTTGATGAGATAACAGAGGATGGAACCCTTGTTTACGGTGCCATAGAAGGTGGCGGTTCTCTTTCGATCCTGAAAGAGGCGGGTGTCACCGATGACATGTATTCCTGCATGAATGGGACTATTGAGACTACGTGGTGGATCGTTTCGGACCTGGCGGAAGCATTGAAAAAAAAAGGGTGCATAGTCTCGGTAATTGAGCGCTATCCAATGAAGAACGGAATGCTCGTCGAAAAGACTCCCCTGTAA